One Sanguibacter keddieii DSM 10542 genomic window carries:
- a CDS encoding acetylxylan esterase, with protein MALFDLPLDQLETYRPEVREPDDLDAFWRSTLDETRVRPAIVDAVRVDTGLTLVDTWDVTFAGHGGDPVKGWFSRPAGSDTAMLPAVVEYTGYGRGRGFPHERLTWVAAGYAHLVMDTRGQGSQHGSGGGTPDPVGSGPAAPGFVTRGIEDPAGYYFTRLVTDAVRAVDAVRELPGVDPTRVVAAGNSQGGGLSLAVAGLVPDLAALLTSVPFMCHVERALGITDQHPYGEVVTYLAVQREKVDQVMRTLSYVDGVNLGRRATAPAHFAVALRDTICPPSTVFAAYNHYGSGAGRADRASDGSPGDHVGPVAGLPAPDTEICVYPFNHHEGGDALHTRRQLDWLRERVPA; from the coding sequence ATGGCACTGTTCGACCTGCCCCTGGACCAGCTCGAGACCTACCGCCCGGAGGTCCGCGAGCCCGACGACCTCGACGCCTTCTGGCGGTCGACGCTCGACGAGACGCGGGTGCGGCCCGCGATCGTGGACGCCGTGCGTGTCGACACCGGGCTCACGCTCGTCGACACCTGGGACGTGACCTTCGCGGGGCACGGCGGAGACCCGGTCAAGGGGTGGTTCTCGCGTCCGGCCGGGTCGGACACCGCGATGCTGCCGGCTGTCGTCGAGTACACCGGGTACGGACGGGGACGTGGGTTCCCGCACGAGAGGCTGACCTGGGTCGCGGCCGGGTACGCGCACCTCGTCATGGACACGCGCGGCCAGGGGAGCCAGCACGGCAGCGGGGGAGGGACCCCCGACCCTGTCGGCAGCGGTCCTGCGGCCCCGGGCTTCGTCACGCGAGGGATCGAGGACCCTGCCGGCTACTACTTCACACGGCTCGTCACGGACGCGGTCCGGGCGGTCGACGCTGTCCGCGAGCTGCCGGGGGTCGACCCGACCCGGGTGGTGGCAGCCGGCAACAGCCAGGGCGGCGGGCTCTCGCTCGCCGTCGCCGGGCTGGTCCCCGACCTCGCGGCGCTGCTCACCAGCGTGCCGTTCATGTGCCACGTGGAACGTGCGCTCGGCATCACCGACCAGCACCCCTACGGCGAGGTCGTCACGTATCTGGCGGTCCAGCGGGAGAAGGTCGACCAGGTGATGCGGACGCTGTCCTACGTCGACGGGGTCAACCTCGGCCGTCGGGCGACAGCCCCGGCGCACTTCGCCGTCGCGCTCCGCGACACCATCTGCCCGCCGTCGACGGTCTTCGCGGCGTACAACCACTACGGGAGCGGAGCGGGCCGAGCCGACCGAGCCTCCGACGGGTCGCCGGGCGACCACGTGGGCCCCGTCGCCGGGCTGCCGGCTCCGGACACCGAGATCTGCGTCTACCCGTTCAACCACCACGAGGGCGGAGACGCGCTCCACACCCGACGCCAGCTCGACTGGCTGCGCGAGCGGGTCCCGGCCTGA
- a CDS encoding carbohydrate ABC transporter permease — protein MVTTTARATGAPPRGPVPPRPRRLKDSRGYRAFQVINTVVLLGVVVVTLYPFVNILAQSFSADSAIRSGQVNIWPKGFNLTTYQLVMSDSMFWTNYKNTVVYTVVATAIAIVLTTCYAYVLSKRDLRGRGLLIGIAVFTMFFNGGLIPNYVLISGMGLKNTLWAIVLPNAISVFNLLVMKSFFENMPEELEEAAQIDGLNTYGTLLRIVLPLSKAVLATMLLFYAVSFWNSWFAAFLYMDRAELFPVTVYLRNLIAGATSASSTGAGVSDVAQVSANIQAVTIILTVLPILCLYPMIQKYFVSGVMLGSVKG, from the coding sequence GTGGTGACCACGACCGCACGTGCGACCGGGGCGCCGCCCCGGGGACCTGTCCCACCACGCCCCCGCCGCCTCAAGGACTCGCGCGGCTACCGCGCCTTCCAGGTGATCAACACCGTCGTCCTGCTCGGCGTGGTCGTGGTGACCCTGTACCCCTTCGTCAACATCCTCGCCCAGTCCTTCAGCGCCGACTCGGCGATCCGGTCCGGACAGGTGAACATCTGGCCCAAGGGCTTCAACCTCACCACGTACCAGCTCGTCATGAGCGACTCGATGTTCTGGACCAACTACAAGAACACCGTCGTCTACACGGTCGTGGCGACGGCCATCGCGATCGTGCTCACCACCTGCTACGCCTACGTCCTGTCCAAGCGAGACCTGCGCGGCCGCGGGCTGCTCATCGGCATCGCCGTCTTCACGATGTTCTTCAACGGCGGCCTCATCCCCAACTACGTCCTCATCAGCGGGATGGGCCTCAAGAACACCCTGTGGGCGATCGTGCTGCCCAACGCCATCTCGGTGTTCAACCTGCTCGTCATGAAGTCGTTCTTCGAGAACATGCCCGAGGAGCTCGAGGAGGCTGCGCAGATCGACGGGCTCAACACCTACGGGACGCTGCTGCGCATCGTGCTGCCGCTCTCCAAGGCGGTCCTGGCGACGATGCTGCTGTTCTACGCGGTGAGCTTCTGGAACTCGTGGTTCGCGGCGTTCCTCTACATGGACCGGGCCGAGCTGTTCCCCGTGACCGTCTACCTGCGCAACCTCATCGCCGGGGCTACCTCGGCGAGCTCGACCGGTGCGGGCGTCAGCGACGTCGCCCAGGTCTCCGCGAACATCCAGGCCGTGACCATCATCCTCACCGTCCTGCCCATCCTGTGCCTGTACCCGATGATCCAGAAGTACTTCGTGTCAGGCGTGATGCTCGGCTCCGTCAAGGGCTGA
- a CDS encoding LacI family DNA-binding transcriptional regulator, translating to MAARTTRGDEPSALSDASALTGASAPAVPATIASIAAEAGVSIPTVSKVLNGRPDVAPETRSRIEEMLERHQYRRRRQRPTSAGQPLIDLAFHELDSAWSIEIIRGVEDAAAAAGVGVVLSELGGVHRPPQEWLDAALARRPLGVLLVLSNLDASQRHQLESRSIPFVVVDTAGEPPDDVPTVGSNNWNGGLSATRHLLALGHRRVAVISGPVDVLCSRARVDGYRSAHDEAGVPLDPSLTRYGDFYVDGGYEHGLALLSRPDRPTAVFAGSDMQALGVLRAARELGLRVPEDLSVVGYDNLPLTEWIGPALTTVNQPLKEMAGTATRMLISLARGESIPNRRIDLATSLVVRESTARWEG from the coding sequence ATGGCAGCACGCACGACCAGGGGCGACGAGCCGAGCGCCCTGAGCGACGCGAGCGCTCTGACCGGCGCCAGCGCGCCTGCGGTCCCCGCCACCATCGCGTCGATCGCCGCCGAGGCCGGGGTGTCGATCCCGACCGTGTCCAAGGTCCTCAACGGACGCCCCGACGTCGCACCCGAGACGCGCTCGCGGATCGAGGAGATGCTCGAGCGGCACCAGTACCGACGGCGCCGTCAGCGGCCGACCTCGGCCGGTCAGCCGCTCATCGACCTCGCCTTCCACGAGCTCGACTCTGCCTGGTCGATCGAGATCATCCGCGGTGTCGAGGACGCCGCCGCGGCCGCAGGGGTCGGTGTCGTGCTGTCCGAGCTCGGCGGCGTGCACAGACCGCCCCAGGAGTGGCTCGACGCGGCTCTCGCCCGCAGGCCTCTCGGCGTGCTGCTCGTGCTGTCCAACCTCGACGCCTCGCAGCGGCACCAGCTCGAGAGCCGGTCGATCCCCTTCGTCGTCGTCGACACCGCGGGCGAGCCGCCCGACGACGTGCCGACCGTCGGGTCGAACAACTGGAACGGCGGGCTCTCCGCCACCCGTCACCTGCTCGCCCTCGGTCACCGGCGCGTCGCCGTGATCTCCGGTCCGGTCGACGTCCTGTGCTCCCGGGCCCGCGTCGACGGGTACCGCAGCGCGCACGACGAGGCGGGCGTCCCGCTCGACCCGAGCCTCACGCGCTACGGCGACTTCTACGTCGACGGCGGCTACGAGCACGGCCTCGCGCTCCTCTCGCGGCCGGACCGTCCGACCGCCGTCTTCGCGGGCTCCGACATGCAGGCCCTCGGGGTGCTGCGTGCCGCCCGCGAGCTCGGCCTGCGCGTCCCGGAAGACCTCTCCGTCGTCGGCTACGACAACCTGCCGCTCACCGAGTGGATCGGCCCCGCGCTGACGACGGTCAACCAGCCGCTCAAGGAGATGGCCGGGACCGCCACGCGCATGCTCATCTCGCTGGCCCGCGGCGAGAGCATCCCGAACCGGCGCATCGACCTGGCGACATCGTTGGTCGTCCGCGAGAGCACGGCGCGCTGGGAGGGGTGA
- a CDS encoding extracellular solute-binding protein gives MTRTLPARPRRATAAAVALGMVALAACGSSGSADGDSEAAKGNDAGAMADYAVGDQFTATEPLSFSVLYSDHPNYPIQDDWLLWSELEERTGVTLEPTVVPMSDYEQKRSLLVGAGDAPLILPKTYPGQEAAFVASGAILPVSDYVDLMPNYQAKVEAWGLEPNLDTLRQEDGKYYVLPGLHEAVWQDYTIAVRTDIMDELGLEEPADWDEFRDMLAAMKEAYPDVYPLSERFSIPTPAGNLLNLLGMTYGTSAGWGYNNQQWDPETEEFVFPGTTDEYRDMLEYLHGLVEDGLMDPESFTQDDDTAISKLANGRSFAISTNAQTLVNDYRPALSATLPDAEIAKIRLPAGPAGDVVSGTSLLENGIMISAAAADDENFVAMMQLIDWLWYSDEGQELAKWGVEGTTYTRDADGTRVLDPEIDFIGLNPGAPQHLQKDFGFSGGVFAYGGTTDLLWSTFSDEEVAFQEGMADKEVLPLQPPFPLDELEREQATLLETPLRDTVQQASLQFVLGQRDLADWDAYVAEIEAKGSTQYIDLVNSAHERYVAENG, from the coding sequence ATGACGCGAACACTCCCGGCACGACCACGACGCGCGACGGCCGCAGCCGTCGCCCTGGGCATGGTGGCCCTCGCCGCCTGCGGCAGCAGCGGCTCCGCCGACGGCGACTCCGAGGCCGCGAAGGGCAACGACGCCGGAGCGATGGCCGACTACGCCGTCGGCGACCAGTTCACCGCGACCGAGCCGCTGTCGTTCTCGGTGCTCTACAGCGACCACCCCAACTACCCGATCCAGGACGACTGGCTGCTGTGGTCCGAGCTCGAGGAGCGCACCGGCGTCACCCTCGAGCCGACCGTGGTCCCGATGAGCGACTACGAGCAGAAGCGCAGCCTGCTGGTCGGCGCGGGCGACGCGCCGCTGATCCTGCCCAAGACGTACCCGGGCCAGGAGGCCGCCTTCGTCGCCTCCGGCGCGATCCTGCCCGTGAGCGACTACGTCGACCTGATGCCGAACTACCAGGCGAAGGTCGAGGCCTGGGGTCTCGAGCCGAACCTCGACACGCTGCGCCAGGAGGACGGCAAGTACTACGTGCTCCCCGGGCTGCACGAGGCCGTGTGGCAGGACTACACGATCGCGGTGCGGACCGACATCATGGACGAGCTCGGGCTCGAGGAGCCAGCGGACTGGGACGAGTTCCGCGACATGCTCGCCGCCATGAAGGAGGCCTACCCGGACGTCTACCCGCTGTCCGAGCGCTTCAGCATCCCGACCCCCGCCGGCAACCTGCTCAACCTGCTCGGCATGACCTACGGGACCTCCGCCGGCTGGGGCTACAACAACCAGCAGTGGGACCCCGAGACCGAGGAGTTCGTGTTCCCGGGCACCACCGACGAGTACCGCGACATGCTCGAGTACCTGCACGGGCTCGTCGAGGACGGCCTCATGGACCCGGAGAGCTTCACTCAGGACGACGACACCGCCATCTCCAAGCTCGCCAACGGGCGGTCCTTCGCGATCAGCACCAACGCCCAGACCCTCGTCAACGACTACCGCCCGGCCCTCTCGGCGACACTCCCCGACGCGGAGATCGCCAAGATCCGGCTGCCTGCCGGACCGGCTGGTGACGTGGTCAGCGGCACCTCGCTGCTCGAGAACGGCATCATGATCAGCGCCGCCGCGGCCGACGACGAGAACTTCGTCGCGATGATGCAGCTCATCGACTGGCTCTGGTACTCCGACGAGGGCCAGGAGCTCGCCAAGTGGGGCGTCGAGGGCACCACCTACACCAGGGACGCCGACGGCACCCGCGTGCTCGACCCCGAGATCGACTTCATCGGCCTCAACCCCGGTGCCCCGCAGCACCTGCAGAAGGACTTCGGGTTCTCGGGCGGCGTGTTCGCGTACGGCGGCACGACGGACCTGCTGTGGTCGACGTTCTCCGACGAGGAGGTCGCCTTCCAGGAGGGCATGGCCGACAAGGAGGTGCTGCCCCTGCAGCCGCCGTTCCCGCTCGACGAGCTCGAGCGCGAGCAGGCGACCCTGCTCGAGACCCCGCTGCGCGACACCGTGCAGCAGGCCTCCCTGCAGTTCGTCCTCGGTCAGCGCGACCTCGCCGACTGGGACGCCTACGTCGCCGAGATCGAGGCGAAGGGGTCGACGCAGTACATCGACCTCGTGAACTCCGCCCACGAGCGCTACGTCGCCGAGAACGGCTGA
- a CDS encoding glycoside hydrolase family 3 N-terminal domain-containing protein — protein MTTQTTGAATGTPELDAPWRDTRLAPAERAAALVAVMTLEEKIAQLVGVWVGADASGGGVAPHQADLTQDVPPWDTLVQHGLGQLTRPFGTVPVDPVSGARSLAASQEQIMAASRFSIPAQVHEECLAGFAAWQATAYPVPLSWGASFDPELVAEMSRQIGTSMRAAGVHQGLAPVLDVTRDYRWGRTEETIGEDPYLVGTVGAAYVRGLEDAGVVATLKHFAGYSASRSGRNLAPASMGPRELGDVILPPFEMALRLGGARSVMHSYAEVDGVPAAADEGLLTALLRETWGFDGTVVADYFGVKFLETLHKVAAGPTEAAHLALRAGVDVELPTVDAYGPALVEAVRRGEVPEALVDRALDRVLTQKAELGLLDPGWQALPEDVDTLTLDDAERQDVALRLAREAVVLLTNQDSTLPLTPGARVALVGPLADQPMAMLGCYSFPAHVGVHHPDHAVGIDIPSARAALAEHHDVTYARGCDVSDPDRSGIAEAVERARDADVCVVAVGDRAGLFGRGTSGEGCDATDLRLPGVQAELVEAVLATGTPVVLLLLTGRPYALGHLADEAAAVVQAFFPGQLGGVALAEILTGAVSPSGRLPVSIPSDPGSQPGTYLSAPLGRRSSVSSVDPTPAFPFGHGLGYASISWGEAGVVGAEPGDRAVWPVDGEVTVEVTLENTGDVAGADVVQLYLHDHVAQVTRPVVRLVGYARVALEPGESRRVTFTVHADLTSFVGLAGHRVVEPGDVDLLVSRASDQVSTTIPLRLVGDERTVDHTRRLVTEVGVDAPGRGRP, from the coding sequence ATGACCACGCAGACAACCGGGGCAGCCACCGGCACCCCCGAGCTGGACGCCCCGTGGAGGGACACCCGGCTCGCACCGGCCGAGAGGGCTGCGGCGCTGGTCGCCGTGATGACCCTCGAGGAGAAGATCGCGCAGCTCGTCGGCGTCTGGGTCGGCGCCGACGCCTCCGGCGGGGGCGTCGCACCGCACCAGGCCGACCTCACCCAGGACGTCCCGCCGTGGGACACGCTCGTCCAGCACGGCCTCGGACAGCTGACCCGGCCCTTCGGCACCGTCCCGGTCGACCCGGTCTCCGGGGCCCGGTCGCTCGCCGCCTCGCAGGAGCAGATCATGGCGGCCAGCCGCTTCAGCATCCCCGCGCAGGTCCACGAGGAGTGCCTCGCAGGCTTCGCCGCCTGGCAGGCCACCGCCTATCCTGTCCCGCTGTCCTGGGGAGCGTCCTTCGACCCGGAGCTCGTCGCAGAGATGTCCCGGCAGATCGGCACGTCCATGCGAGCAGCCGGTGTCCACCAGGGCCTCGCCCCGGTCCTCGACGTGACCCGCGACTACCGCTGGGGCCGCACCGAGGAGACCATCGGCGAAGACCCGTACCTCGTCGGTACCGTCGGCGCGGCCTACGTGCGCGGCCTCGAGGACGCCGGGGTCGTCGCGACCCTCAAGCACTTCGCCGGGTACTCGGCCTCCCGCTCGGGCCGCAACCTCGCCCCGGCGTCGATGGGCCCGCGCGAGCTCGGAGACGTGATCCTGCCGCCCTTCGAGATGGCGCTGCGCCTCGGCGGGGCCCGCTCGGTCATGCACTCCTACGCCGAGGTCGACGGTGTCCCGGCCGCCGCCGACGAGGGGCTGCTCACCGCGCTCCTCCGCGAGACCTGGGGTTTCGACGGGACCGTCGTCGCCGACTACTTCGGCGTGAAGTTCCTCGAGACGCTCCACAAGGTCGCCGCCGGCCCCACCGAGGCCGCGCACCTCGCGCTGCGCGCCGGGGTCGACGTCGAGCTCCCCACGGTCGACGCCTACGGACCGGCGCTCGTCGAGGCCGTCCGGCGCGGCGAGGTCCCCGAGGCGCTCGTCGACCGCGCGCTCGACAGGGTGCTCACCCAGAAGGCCGAGCTCGGTCTCCTCGACCCCGGCTGGCAGGCCCTGCCCGAGGACGTCGACACCCTCACCCTCGACGACGCCGAGCGTCAGGACGTCGCACTGCGGCTCGCCCGCGAGGCCGTCGTCCTCCTCACCAACCAGGACTCGACGCTGCCGCTCACCCCTGGTGCCCGGGTCGCGCTCGTCGGCCCGCTCGCCGACCAGCCGATGGCGATGCTCGGCTGCTACTCCTTCCCCGCTCACGTCGGGGTGCACCACCCCGACCACGCCGTCGGGATCGACATCCCGTCGGCCCGCGCCGCCCTCGCCGAGCACCACGACGTGACCTACGCCCGCGGCTGCGACGTGAGCGACCCCGACCGCAGCGGCATCGCGGAGGCGGTCGAGCGCGCCCGTGACGCCGACGTGTGCGTCGTCGCCGTCGGCGACCGCGCCGGGCTCTTCGGCCGAGGGACCTCGGGCGAGGGCTGCGACGCGACCGACCTGCGGCTGCCCGGCGTGCAGGCCGAGCTCGTCGAGGCAGTGCTCGCCACCGGGACCCCCGTCGTCCTGCTGCTCCTCACCGGTCGGCCGTACGCCCTCGGCCACCTCGCCGACGAGGCCGCGGCGGTCGTGCAGGCCTTCTTCCCGGGGCAGCTCGGCGGGGTGGCGCTCGCGGAGATCCTCACCGGGGCGGTCTCGCCCTCGGGCCGGCTGCCCGTGAGCATCCCGTCGGATCCAGGTTCGCAGCCCGGCACCTATCTCTCGGCCCCGCTCGGTCGCAGGTCGAGCGTCTCCTCGGTCGACCCGACCCCGGCCTTCCCCTTCGGCCACGGACTCGGCTACGCGTCGATCTCCTGGGGCGAGGCTGGCGTCGTCGGCGCGGAGCCGGGCGACCGCGCGGTGTGGCCTGTCGACGGCGAGGTCACCGTCGAGGTGACGCTCGAGAACACCGGCGACGTCGCCGGGGCGGACGTCGTCCAGCTGTACCTGCACGACCACGTCGCGCAGGTGACGCGGCCCGTCGTCCGGCTCGTCGGCTACGCACGGGTCGCCCTCGAGCCGGGCGAGTCGCGGCGCGTCACCTTCACGGTGCACGCCGACCTCACGTCCTTCGTCGGGCTCGCCGGCCACCGGGTCGTCGAACCCGGAGACGTCGACCTGCTCGTGTCCCGCGCCAGCGACCAGGTGAGCACCACGATCCCGCTCCGGCTCGTCGGCGACGAGCGCACGGTCGACCACACCCGCCGGCTCGTCACGGAGGTCGGCGTCGACGCGCCAGGACGGGGCCGGCCGTGA
- a CDS encoding class I SAM-dependent methyltransferase: protein MTTGPDAAQPADAPEADTPELPGAAAYGESMADVYDHIFPQSPDAEATAEFVVKLLKGTGSVLEMAVGTGRLALPMARRGLEVVGVDASPRMLEGLAEKDPDGLVTPVLGDFVDTDLGRTFDVSMLALNTLFILPDREDQIRTLANLRKHTADDGRVIIEAYDPIQYHALTEPKVVTYQLGPTGLMIDTVMAYPENQTVVIVHAILEDGGMRKTVEVSRYAWPSEIDLMARLAGLRLVARCGDWTGAPFSATSGRHISIYQPESPGR from the coding sequence GTGACCACCGGACCCGACGCAGCGCAGCCCGCCGACGCCCCCGAGGCCGACACCCCCGAGCTCCCCGGGGCAGCCGCCTACGGCGAGTCGATGGCCGACGTCTACGACCACATCTTCCCGCAGTCGCCGGACGCCGAGGCGACCGCCGAGTTCGTCGTGAAGCTCCTCAAGGGGACGGGGTCCGTCCTGGAGATGGCGGTCGGGACGGGTCGGCTGGCCCTGCCGATGGCGCGCCGCGGCCTCGAGGTCGTGGGGGTCGACGCCTCCCCACGGATGCTCGAGGGTCTTGCCGAGAAGGACCCGGACGGGCTCGTGACGCCGGTGCTCGGCGACTTCGTCGACACCGACCTCGGCCGCACCTTCGACGTGTCGATGCTCGCCCTCAACACGCTCTTCATCCTCCCGGACCGGGAGGACCAGATCCGAACCCTCGCGAACCTCCGCAAGCACACCGCGGACGACGGCCGGGTGATCATCGAGGCCTACGACCCGATCCAGTACCACGCGCTCACCGAGCCCAAGGTCGTCACCTACCAGCTGGGCCCCACCGGCCTGATGATCGACACCGTGATGGCCTACCCGGAGAACCAGACGGTCGTCATCGTCCACGCGATCCTCGAGGACGGGGGGATGCGCAAGACCGTCGAGGTCAGCCGGTACGCGTGGCCCTCCGAGATCGACCTCATGGCGCGTCTCGCGGGCCTGCGCCTCGTCGCACGCTGCGGCGACTGGACCGGCGCGCCGTTCAGCGCCACCAGCGGACGTCACATCAGCATCTACCAGCCCGAGAGCCCGGGACGGTGA
- a CDS encoding GOLPH3/VPS74 family protein, protein MRSIRGLDIGSAEALVVVASEPVKGYDTAGVLDGLLPAAVLLDLAAHGLVTMGDGRVTRTSKESQDGVRGYERAALDIGEPLDGTLPEALWAVTDSLRPLPHVVASELVAEGRVDSVKNTLLKMDFGYRFPVLDTDFRDAVRSRVQSALESGDVTTAFGRTALLLAAGRADGQVFPGVDATAMQAVAAGQTPLDDAGFFDASTVVVLQQLTTTIQQTVLR, encoded by the coding sequence ATGCGATCGATCCGTGGACTCGACATCGGGAGCGCAGAGGCACTCGTCGTCGTCGCGAGCGAGCCTGTCAAGGGGTACGACACCGCCGGGGTCCTGGACGGGCTGCTGCCCGCGGCCGTGCTCCTCGACCTCGCCGCCCACGGCCTCGTCACCATGGGAGACGGACGGGTGACCCGCACCAGCAAGGAGTCCCAGGACGGGGTGCGTGGCTACGAGCGCGCTGCTCTCGACATCGGCGAGCCGCTCGACGGCACCCTCCCCGAGGCGCTGTGGGCGGTGACCGACTCCCTGCGCCCGCTGCCTCACGTCGTCGCGTCCGAGCTCGTCGCCGAGGGCCGGGTCGACAGCGTCAAGAACACGCTCCTCAAGATGGACTTCGGGTACAGGTTCCCGGTACTCGACACCGACTTCCGCGACGCCGTGCGCTCCCGGGTGCAGTCCGCCCTGGAGTCCGGGGACGTCACGACCGCCTTCGGCCGTACGGCCCTGCTGCTGGCCGCAGGACGCGCCGACGGCCAGGTGTTCCCCGGCGTGGACGCCACGGCTATGCAGGCCGTCGCCGCGGGTCAGACCCCGCTCGACGACGCCGGGTTCTTCGACGCCAGCACGGTGGTCGTGCTCCAGCAGCTCACCACCACCATCCAGCAGACCGTCCTGCGCTGA
- a CDS encoding ABC transporter permease, protein MTAHETVSAAAPAATEPSGAHEPPSRPKKPRGRAAGRLPLRAAIRKDWQLYSLAVLPLVFFLVFRYLPMLGNVIAFRRFRPGGSIFGDEWVGLRYIEMFLKDPTFWNVFGNTLVLGALSLLICFPLPIILALLLNEVRSRYFKRFVQTVSYLPHFLSIVIVAGMLMQILSLEGTVNQILGLFGGDPIAFLQQPEWFRTIYVSSEVWQTVGWGTILYLAALTTVDSSLYEAARIDGANRWRQTWHVTLPGIRPTMVTLLILNIGAFMAVGFEKILLIYNPMTYPTADVISTYLYRVGLVSNNFSYAAAIGLFEALIGLTLILSANAISRRAVGASLW, encoded by the coding sequence GTGACCGCCCACGAGACGGTCTCGGCTGCGGCACCCGCCGCGACCGAGCCGTCGGGGGCGCACGAGCCCCCCTCCCGGCCGAAGAAGCCGCGCGGTCGTGCTGCGGGCCGGCTCCCGCTGCGTGCGGCGATCCGCAAGGACTGGCAGCTCTACTCGCTGGCCGTCCTGCCCCTGGTGTTCTTCCTCGTGTTCCGCTACCTCCCGATGCTCGGCAACGTCATCGCCTTCCGCAGGTTCCGGCCCGGCGGCAGCATCTTCGGCGACGAGTGGGTGGGGCTGCGCTACATCGAGATGTTCCTCAAGGACCCCACGTTCTGGAACGTCTTCGGGAACACCCTCGTCCTCGGTGCGCTGTCGCTGCTCATCTGCTTCCCGCTACCGATCATCCTCGCGCTGCTGCTCAACGAGGTGCGGTCGCGGTACTTCAAGCGGTTCGTCCAGACGGTGTCGTACCTGCCGCACTTCCTGTCGATCGTCATCGTCGCGGGGATGCTCATGCAGATCCTGTCGCTCGAGGGGACCGTCAACCAGATCCTCGGTCTCTTCGGCGGCGACCCGATCGCGTTCCTGCAGCAGCCCGAGTGGTTCCGCACCATCTACGTCTCCTCCGAGGTGTGGCAGACCGTCGGCTGGGGCACGATCCTCTACCTCGCGGCGCTCACCACCGTCGACTCGAGCCTCTACGAGGCCGCGCGCATCGACGGGGCCAACCGGTGGCGCCAGACCTGGCACGTGACCCTCCCGGGCATCCGCCCGACCATGGTCACCCTGCTGATCCTCAACATCGGCGCGTTCATGGCGGTGGGCTTCGAGAAGATCCTGCTCATCTACAACCCCATGACCTACCCGACGGCCGACGTCATCTCGACGTACCTGTACCGCGTCGGCCTCGTGTCGAACAACTTCAGCTACGCCGCCGCGATCGGCCTCTTCGAGGCGCTCATCGGCCTCACGCTCATCCTGTCCGCGAACGCGATCTCGCGTCGAGCCGTTGGAGCAAGCCTGTGGTGA